The Variovorax paradoxus B4 genome includes a region encoding these proteins:
- a CDS encoding copper-binding protein encodes MLRFVLMTALSLAIVDAAAAQSAEPRPAEADAEAAPVTTYARVASVKEEADGQLYVRLKLLPRAKIPFTVQRFRVRDRTLLAGIAEGSWVRFSAKHIDGENTLTSIRATAECKRFQKCG; translated from the coding sequence ATGCTGCGCTTCGTCCTCATGACTGCGTTGAGCCTCGCCATCGTGGACGCGGCGGCGGCCCAATCGGCTGAACCGCGGCCCGCTGAAGCCGATGCCGAGGCGGCGCCGGTAACCACATATGCACGCGTCGCCTCCGTCAAGGAGGAGGCCGACGGCCAGCTGTATGTCCGACTGAAGCTGCTTCCGAGGGCCAAGATTCCCTTCACGGTCCAGAGATTCAGGGTGAGGGACCGGACGCTGCTCGCTGGCATCGCCGAGGGCTCATGGGTCAGGTTCAGCGCGAAACACATCGATGGCGAGAACACGTTGACGTCCATCCGTGCCACCGCCGAATGCAAGCGCTTTCAGAAATGCGGCTGA